In Myxococcota bacterium, the following are encoded in one genomic region:
- the dapA gene encoding 4-hydroxy-tetrahydrodipicolinate synthase codes for MTLQGTYTALVTPFASDGSLDLESLAKLCEWQIASGVDGLVPCGSTGEAATLSHEEHVRVVKHVVQVARKRVPVIAGAGSNSTREAIELSQAARAAGADAALLISPYYNRPTQEGIFQHYRAVAAESRLPILIYNVPGRTASRIDSETSARLSRVPGVVGLKECGADLIATSETIARVAPAFAVLSGDDALTLPMLEIGARGVISTVSNVLPASASELVRAHAAGDHARARKLHYELLPVTQSLFVESNPIPVKTALAILGRIPSPTLRLPLTEISKANRERLEAVLAELPRA; via the coding sequence ACCTCGAGTCACTCGCCAAGCTGTGTGAATGGCAGATCGCGAGCGGCGTCGACGGGCTGGTGCCGTGCGGCAGCACCGGCGAGGCGGCCACGCTCTCGCACGAGGAGCACGTGCGGGTCGTGAAGCACGTGGTCCAGGTCGCGCGCAAGCGCGTGCCGGTGATCGCGGGCGCGGGCTCGAACTCCACCCGCGAAGCGATCGAGCTCAGCCAGGCCGCGCGCGCGGCGGGCGCCGACGCGGCGCTCCTGATCTCGCCCTACTACAACCGGCCCACCCAGGAGGGGATCTTCCAGCACTACCGCGCAGTGGCCGCGGAGAGCCGGCTGCCGATCCTGATCTACAACGTCCCGGGACGCACGGCCTCGCGCATCGATTCCGAGACCAGCGCGCGGCTGTCTCGCGTGCCCGGAGTCGTGGGCCTGAAGGAGTGCGGCGCGGACCTGATCGCGACCTCGGAGACGATCGCCCGGGTGGCGCCCGCTTTCGCCGTGCTCTCGGGCGACGACGCGCTCACGCTGCCCATGCTCGAGATCGGCGCGCGCGGCGTGATCTCGACCGTGTCGAACGTGCTTCCAGCCAGCGCCTCGGAGCTGGTGCGCGCGCACGCCGCCGGCGACCACGCGCGCGCGCGCAAGCTGCACTACGAGCTCCTGCCGGTGACTCAGTCGCTCTTCGTCGAATCGAACCCGATCCCGGTGAAGACGGCGCTCGCCATCCTCGGCCGCATCCCGAGCCCGACGCTCCGGCTGCCGCTGACCGAGATCTCCAAGGCGAACCGCGAGCGGCTCGAGGCCGTGCTCGCCGAGCTGCCGCGCGCATGA
- a CDS encoding ATP-binding protein — protein MKPSDRQLRGTADATAQLQRRRSRRPNYAAENRALVALAECMARSPHEVLDQLVRVALELCRAHSAGTSILEERGGEPVFCWRATAGRFAPLAGSVVPRAGSPCDAVLQRKEPMLLRDLAKHFPLAATLAPPVVEGLLVPFLVGDEPRGTLWVVSHELGRRFDREDVRVLTSLARFGSLALQTLSLRSVETALGEVERRFGKFMERLPGLAWIKDLDGRYVFVNDEAQQAFQLPRAQLLGRDDFEIFPADVAEGFRSNDAAALAHGKGIETIETLEHPDGPHHSLVAKFPIPGPDGEAAFVGGVAIDVTARMQAEDVLRESEERLRAMTVHSPAIIYMTQPDGYCTFLSEAWTSLTGRQIELGLGFGWANALHPDDVERTRAVFAPTPVPASFRIEFRMVHASGGYHWVIGSGAPRFGRNGEFLGYVGSVLDVDKEKQVEHVLREVDRRKDEFLAMLAHELRNPLAPIRNSLHVLRLAGDGPQSERVHEMLDRQVTHLIRLVDDLLEVARITSGKIELRRERVALHEIVRSALETSRPAIERAHHRLELDLPSEPIALDADAVRLSQVLANLLNNAAKYTEEGGAIWLRAERQGRSVAISVRDTGVGIPPAMQPRVFDLFTQVDRTLGRAQGGLGIGLALVKRLVEMHGGSVSVESTGWGSGSEFTVRLPLASSESLPERAAEDSSDSPGFAARRRFLVVDDNRDAADSLALLLRLQGIDAEVAYDGESALEAVRARRPEVVLLDLGMPGMDGFEIASRVRREPELADTVLIALTGWGQPEHRQKTREAGFDGHLVKPVELAELQSLVTHTPAPRVH, from the coding sequence ATGAAGCCATCTGACCGGCAGCTTCGCGGCACGGCGGATGCGACGGCGCAGCTCCAGCGGCGCCGCTCGCGGCGGCCGAACTACGCGGCCGAGAACCGTGCGCTGGTCGCGCTCGCCGAGTGCATGGCGCGTTCGCCGCACGAGGTGCTCGACCAGCTCGTGCGCGTGGCGCTCGAGCTGTGCCGCGCTCACTCGGCCGGAACGAGCATCCTCGAGGAGCGCGGCGGTGAGCCGGTGTTCTGCTGGCGCGCGACGGCGGGCCGCTTCGCTCCACTGGCCGGCAGCGTGGTGCCCCGCGCCGGCAGCCCGTGTGACGCCGTCCTCCAGCGCAAGGAGCCCATGCTGCTGCGCGACCTCGCGAAACACTTTCCGCTCGCGGCGACGCTCGCGCCCCCGGTGGTCGAGGGGCTGCTCGTGCCGTTCCTCGTGGGTGACGAGCCGCGCGGCACGCTCTGGGTCGTCTCCCACGAGCTCGGGCGGCGCTTCGACCGCGAAGACGTGCGCGTGCTCACGAGCCTGGCGCGCTTCGGGTCACTCGCGCTGCAGACCTTGTCGCTGCGCAGCGTGGAGACTGCGCTGGGCGAGGTCGAGCGGCGCTTCGGCAAGTTCATGGAGCGCCTGCCCGGCCTGGCGTGGATCAAGGACCTCGATGGCCGCTACGTGTTCGTGAACGACGAGGCGCAACAGGCGTTCCAGCTGCCGCGCGCGCAGCTCCTGGGCCGCGACGACTTCGAGATCTTCCCGGCCGACGTGGCGGAGGGCTTCCGCAGCAACGACGCGGCGGCGCTCGCGCACGGCAAGGGCATCGAGACGATCGAGACACTCGAGCACCCCGACGGCCCGCACCACTCACTCGTGGCCAAGTTCCCGATCCCCGGGCCCGACGGCGAGGCCGCGTTCGTGGGCGGCGTGGCGATCGACGTCACGGCGCGCATGCAGGCCGAGGACGTGCTGCGCGAGAGCGAAGAGCGGCTGCGCGCGATGACCGTCCACTCACCGGCCATCATCTACATGACCCAGCCCGACGGCTACTGCACCTTCCTGTCCGAGGCCTGGACCTCGCTCACCGGCCGGCAGATCGAGCTGGGGCTGGGCTTCGGCTGGGCCAACGCGCTCCATCCCGACGACGTCGAGCGCACGCGCGCGGTCTTCGCGCCCACGCCGGTGCCGGCGAGCTTCCGCATCGAGTTCCGCATGGTGCACGCGAGCGGCGGCTACCACTGGGTGATCGGCTCGGGCGCGCCGCGCTTCGGGAGGAACGGCGAATTCCTGGGCTACGTGGGGTCGGTGCTCGACGTCGACAAGGAGAAGCAGGTCGAGCACGTCTTGCGCGAGGTCGACCGCCGCAAAGACGAGTTTCTCGCCATGCTGGCGCACGAGCTGCGCAACCCGCTCGCGCCGATCCGCAACTCGCTCCACGTGCTGCGCCTCGCCGGCGACGGGCCGCAGAGCGAGCGCGTGCACGAGATGCTCGACCGCCAGGTGACTCACCTGATCCGGCTGGTCGACGACCTGCTCGAGGTCGCGCGCATCACCAGCGGCAAGATCGAGCTGCGGCGCGAGCGCGTGGCGCTGCACGAGATCGTGCGTTCGGCGCTCGAGACCAGCCGGCCTGCGATCGAACGCGCGCATCACCGGCTCGAGCTCGACCTGCCGTCCGAGCCGATCGCGCTCGACGCCGACGCCGTGCGGCTCTCGCAGGTGCTGGCGAACCTGTTGAACAACGCGGCGAAGTACACCGAGGAGGGCGGCGCGATCTGGCTGCGTGCCGAGCGCCAGGGCCGGTCGGTGGCCATCTCGGTGCGCGACACGGGCGTCGGCATCCCGCCCGCGATGCAGCCGCGCGTATTCGACCTGTTCACGCAGGTGGACCGCACGCTGGGCCGCGCGCAGGGCGGGCTCGGAATCGGGCTGGCGCTCGTGAAGCGGCTGGTCGAGATGCACGGCGGCAGCGTCAGCGTCGAGAGCACGGGTTGGGGCTCCGGCAGCGAGTTCACCGTGCGCCTGCCGCTCGCCTCGAGCGAGTCTCTGCCCGAGCGGGCCGCCGAGGACTCCAGTGACTCACCCGGTTTTGCCGCGCGCCGCCGCTTCCTGGTCGTGGACGACAACCGCGACGCCGCCGACAGCCTGGCGCTCTTGCTGCGCCTGCAGGGCATCGACGCCGAGGTGGCCTACGACGGCGAGTCCGCGCTCGAAGCCGTGCGCGCGCGCCGTCCCGAGGTGGTGTTGCTCGACCTCGGCATGCCGGGCATGGACGGCTTCGAGATCGCGAGCCGGGTCCGCCGCGAGCCCGAGCTGGCAGACACGGTGCTGATCGCGCTCACCGGCTGGGGCCAGCCCGAGCACCGCCAGAAGACGCGCGAGGCGGGCTTCGACGGTCACCTGGTGAAGCCGGTCGAGCTCGCCGAGCTGCAATCGCTGGTCACGCATACTCCGGCACCGCGCGTGCACTGA
- a CDS encoding DUF6496 domain-containing protein: MATRKRARRYGPKAARKVERAMHEMKHGQLRSGRSGKRVTSRKQAIAIGLSEARRAGGKVPARRRSR, translated from the coding sequence ATGGCCACACGTAAGAGGGCTCGCCGCTACGGCCCCAAGGCGGCCCGGAAGGTCGAGCGCGCGATGCACGAGATGAAGCACGGCCAGCTGCGCTCCGGCCGCTCGGGCAAACGAGTCACCAGCCGCAAGCAGGCGATCGCGATCGGGCTATCGGAGGCCCGGCGCGCCGGCGGCAAGGTCCCGGCCCGGCGGCGCAGCCGCTAG
- the dapB gene encoding 4-hydroxy-tetrahydrodipicolinate reductase yields the protein MTRVLVVGAAGRMGERLLRALAASSDLRLGAALERAGHPQLGAELAPGVKLTSDARAAAAQADVAVDFSSPASTLALLEVWESRGLPAVIGTTGIEAEGEARIARAAERIALVRGANFSIGAAVLADLVAEATRRLAGYEIDVLEMHHDQKVDAPSGTALGLARRAAEVRGQDLSQVAVFAREGITGKRDPSAIGLQSLRLGDSVGEHTVYFAGPGERIELSHRALSRDNFAAGALRAARWLVGRPPGVYAMADVLR from the coding sequence ATGACGCGCGTGCTGGTGGTGGGCGCCGCGGGGCGCATGGGCGAGCGGCTCTTGCGGGCGCTCGCGGCGTCGAGTGACTTGCGCCTGGGCGCCGCGCTCGAGCGCGCGGGTCACCCGCAGCTCGGCGCCGAGCTCGCGCCCGGCGTGAAGCTCACCTCCGACGCGCGTGCCGCTGCCGCGCAGGCCGACGTGGCGGTGGACTTCTCGAGCCCGGCCTCGACGCTCGCGCTGCTCGAGGTCTGGGAGTCACGCGGCCTGCCCGCCGTGATCGGCACGACCGGCATCGAAGCCGAGGGCGAGGCGCGCATCGCGCGTGCCGCGGAACGCATCGCCCTGGTGCGCGGCGCGAACTTCTCGATCGGCGCAGCGGTGCTTGCCGACCTGGTCGCCGAGGCCACGCGCCGCCTGGCGGGCTACGAGATCGACGTGCTCGAGATGCACCACGACCAGAAGGTCGACGCGCCCAGCGGAACCGCGCTCGGGCTGGCGCGGCGCGCCGCCGAGGTGCGCGGGCAGGATCTCTCGCAGGTGGCCGTGTTCGCGCGCGAGGGCATCACCGGCAAGCGCGACCCGAGCGCGATCGGGCTCCAGTCACTCCGCCTCGGTGACTCGGTCGGCGAGCACACCGTGTACTTCGCCGGCCCCGGCGAGCGCATCGAGCTCTCGCACCGGGCCCTGTCGCGGGACAATTTCGCGGCCGGCGCCCTGCGCGCCGCGCGCTGGCTCGTGGGCCGCCCACCCGGCGTGTACGCCATGGCCGACGTCCTGCGCTGA